A window of the Zeugodacus cucurbitae isolate PBARC_wt_2022May chromosome 2, idZeuCucr1.2, whole genome shotgun sequence genome harbors these coding sequences:
- the LOC114803511 gene encoding probable cytochrome P450 12e1, mitochondrial, with protein MLSRHLKQIDHIGWRHFGISSVRTCAAQVDPKQNNASDVDLANARPYSEVPGPSKLELIRLFLPGGLFSKKPFFAAVREMEKKYGPLFRFPGIFDKPEIVIDLNPTDYSLIFRNEGTWPDRRVFDTFVYHREKHRAEFFQGVEGIISTSGEKWAKMRTAVNPILMQPKNAKLYLNTLLEINNEFLERIRLIRDPSTLEVPGDFLDDINRLAFEGIAGIALNTRLGLIQKNRDTAESKTIMKCVRSFFVLSEELEIQPSIWKYVKTPKFYEMMKTLDTMTDICNKYINEALMRIEHDSEGKLTSEVGKEKSVLEKLVRVDKKFAVVMALDMMLAGVDTTSSTLTGILLCIAKNPDKQQRLFGEIQQILPEKDSQLTTENMQNMPYLRACIKEGIRCYPILPGTVRRLPNDVVLSGYRIPAGTDISVGANLVMQDERYVPQPDKFLPERWLRNDQSAQALEGQISNPFLYVPFGFGPRSCVGKRVVNLELEITLSRLVRNFQIEFNYPTENAFAMKFMSVPQIPLKFKFIERAA; from the exons TCGGCATTTCAAGTGTACGAACTTGTGCAGCGCAAGTGGATCCGAAG caaAATAATGCCAGTGATGTGGATTTGGCGAACGCGCGTCCATACTCAGAAGTGCCTGGACCCAGTAAATTGGAACTAATACGTTTATTCTTGCCTGGAG GTCTTTTTTCGAAGAAACCATTTTTTGCTGCTGTTCGAGAAATGGAAAAGAAATATGGCCCGCTTTTTCGATTTCCCGGCATATTCGACAAACCAGAAATTGTAATCGATCTAAATCCCACTGATTATTCGCTTATTTTCCGTAATGAAGGTACATGGCCCGATCGACGCGTTTTCGACACTTTCGTCTATCATCGTGAAAAACATCGAGCCGAATTCTTTCAGGGCGTCGAGGGCATTATATCCAC cTCCGGTGAGAAATGGGCGAAAATGCGCACCGCCGTGAATCCAATACTGATGCAACCAAAAAATGCCAAACTTTACTTAAATACACTATTGGAGATCAATAATGAATTTTTGGAAAG AATTCGCCTCATACGCGATCCCAGCACACTTGAAGTGCCCGGCGACTTCCTCGACGATATCAACCGACTCGCTTTTGAGGGCATAGCCGGCATTGCGCTGAATACACGACTCGGTTTGATACAGAAGAATCGTGACACCGCTGAGAGTAAGACTATCATGAAGTGCGTACGTAGTTTCTTTGTACTCTCCGAAGAGCTAGAGATTCAACCTTCCATATGGAAGTATGTGAAGACACCGAAATTCTATGAAATGATGAAGACCCTCGACACAATGACGGACATTTGTAATAAGTACATTAACGAAGCATTAATGCGTATTGAACACGACAGTGAGGGCAAGCTCACATCGGAGGTGGGCAAAGAGAAGAGCGTGCTGGAGAAATTAGTGCGTGTTGATAAGAAATTCGCTGTGGTAATGGCGTTGGATATGATGTTAGCTGGTGTTGATACG ACCAGCTCCACCCTAACCGGCATACTGTTATGCATTGCCAAGAATCCTGATAAACAGCAGCGGCTTTTCGGAGAAATTCAACAAATACTGCCGGAAAAAGACTCACAGCTGACCacagaaaatatgcaaaatatgccCTATCTGCGCGCCTGCATCAAAGAGGGTATACGCTGCTATCCTATACTACCGGGCACGGTGCGTCGTTTGCCCAACGATGTGGTGCTGAGCGGCTATCGTATACCCGCGGGCACCGACATCTCCGTCGGCGCCAATCTGGTGATGCAGGATGAACGTTATGTGCCGCAACCGGATAAGTTTCTGCCCGAACGTTGGCTGCGCAACGATCAGTCCGCACAAGCTTTGGAGGGTCAAATCAGCAATCCATTTTTGTATGTACCCTTCGGCTTTGGACCACGCAGTTGTGTGGGCAAGCGTGTCGTCAATTTGGAATTGGAAATCACTTTGTCGCGTTTGGTGCGAAATTTCCAAATTGAGTTTAATTATCCGACCGAGAATGCATTCGCTATGAAGTTTATGAGCGTGCCGCAAATACcgctcaaattcaaattcatagaGAGAGCAGCATAA
- the LOC114803480 gene encoding probable cytochrome P450 12e1, mitochondrial, whose product MLSRHLIKSNSIVGLLRSTIFRGYTTTVTQTQDNETASAASNWKNARPYSELPGPSKYKIIRGFLPGGAFYKKTFIEGITEMTQEYGDVYRFPAMFGKPEMVMDLNPNDYPIIFRNEGIWPDRRSLESLIYHRTVHGKDCFRGTGGLLTTAGEEWAKVRTAVNPVLMQPKNAKLYLNTLLEVNDEFLERIRHIRDPSTLEVPGDFHDDINRLTLEGVVGIALNTRLGMIHKNRDTPESKLLLKEIRNFFDLTEEIEVKPSIWKIIKTPKFHKLMATLDTLTALCNKYIDEALKQIELDNEGKFTSEVGKEKSVLEKLLRIDRKIAVVMALDMMMGGVDTTSSTLVGILFCIAKNPDKQQKLFEELKNILPNKDSRLTTENMQNLPYLRACIKEGMRYHPIIAGTMRKLPTDVVLSGYRIPAGTDISISSNLLLRNEKFVEEPNKYIPERWLRNDTEGKKYQLNNPFLFLPFGFGPRSCVGKRIVDLKLEVTLARLVRNFSIEFNYSTENAFVPKIVFIPAIPLKFRFEERKE is encoded by the exons ATGTTATCACGTCATCTCATAAAATCCAATTCAATAGTTGGATTGTTGAGGTCAACGATTTTTAGAGGATATACGACAACTGTGACACAAACGCAG GACAACGAAACAGCATCAGCGGCAAGCAATTGGAAAAATGCTCGTCCATATTCAGAATTACCAGGTccaagcaaatataaaataattcgcGGATTTTTACCAGGGG GTGCGTTCTATAAGAAAACTTTTATTGAGGGAATTACAGAAATGACCCAAGAATATGGCGATGTCTATCGATTTCCTGCCATGTTTGGCAAACCAGAAATGGTTATGGATCTTAATCCAAATGATTATCCAATCATATTCCGCAATGAGGGTATTTGGCCAGATCGTCGCAGCTTGGAAAGTTTAATTTATCATCGTACGGTGCATGGAAAAGATTGCTTTCGAGGCACCGGTGGACTACTTACCAC AGCGGGTGAAGAATGGGCAAAAGTACGTACCGCTGTTAATCCGGTTCTAATGCAACCAAAAAATGCCAAACTGTACttaaacacactattagaagttAATGATGAATTTCTCGAaag AATACGTCACATACGCGATCCCTCGACACTCGAAGTTCCCGGCGACTTTCATGATGATATTAATCGTCTCACTTTAGAGGGCGTGGTGGGCATTGCTCTCAATACCAGATTAGGAATGATACATAAAAATCGTGATACTCCGGAAAGTAAATTACTACTGAAGGAAATACGGAATTTTTTCGATTTGACGGAGGAAATAGAGGTCAAGCCCTCCATTTGGAAGATTATCAAAACACCGAAGTTCCATAAATTGATGGCAACATTGGATACCCTCACTGCGTTATGCAACAAGTATATAGATGAGGCgttaaaacaaattgaattggATAATGAGGGGAAATTCACCTCAGAGGTGGGTAAGGAAAAGAGCGTTTTAGAGAAACTATTGCGTATTGATCGTAAAATTGCTGTGGTTATGGCTTTGGATATGATGATGGGTGGGGTCGATACa ACAAGCTCCACTCTAGTGGGCATATTGTTTTGCATCGCCAAAAATCCGgacaaacaacaaaagcttttcgaggaactcaaaaatattttgccaaATAAGGACTCCCGTTTGACTACAGAGAATATGCAAAATCTTCCATATCTGCGCGCCTGCATTAAGGAAGGTATGCGCTATCATCCCATTATTGCTGGCACAATGCGTAAACTCCCTACCGATGTGGTATTGAGCGGATATCGTATACCGGCCGGTACTGATATTTCGATTAGTTcgaatttgttgttgcgcaatgAGAAATTTGTGGAAgaaccaaataaatatataccagAACGTTGGCTCCGTAATGACACCGAAGGTAAAAAATATCAACTCAACAACCCGTTTCTATTTCTTCCCTTCGGCTTCGGTCCACGCAGTTGTGTGGGCAAACGTATTGTGGACCTGAAACTGGAGGTCACTTTGGCGCGTTTGGTGCGCAATTTctcaattgaattcaattactCAACAGAAAATGCGTTCGTACCGAAAATCGTATTCATACCAGCCATACCATTGAAATTCAGATTCGAGGAAAGAAAGGAGTGA